The window TGAACCTTTAAAACCAGTGCTTCCATCCTTAGGCACTCAGAATCATTGATCCAATGCCACAGCGCTCTATCATATTGCATCTTCTAAGCAATATTTAGGGCATTAAACTATTTCAGGTCAACATCATTTGGcatagacatcgtgggccgaagagcctgtccctgtgctgtattgttttgTGTTCTATTTCCACACCCCCCCATCAATTCATGTTCACCGTTGCATCATCGATCACCGATTCCATTGCGTGGACAGCACAAAATAGCAGCGCAGTAATTAAGagcagaataatgataaacaaatTATCGCCATGTTAGTGCCATAGCAAAGTACTGTAATTACATGGGAGGAAagaatgtaaaagaatatgttgaAAAAAGAAGTATCCAACAGTTTTGCATGATAATCTCTGTCACACACAATGATTGTACTGTGGCCATTTAGTTCTTCATAACCCCCTTTTGTTTTACTGGTCACATACCTGACCCACTGCCTTCACATTCCACAtccgctttagactttagagatacattgtaaaaacaggcccttctgcacactgaattcgcactgaccagcgatcacctcgtgcaCTTGCACTATTCCAAtcatgaggaacaatttacaattttacagaagccaattaacctacaaatctgtacatcattGGATATGTGAaagccggagtacccggagaaaatccacacagcacACAGTCAGgagctctggcactgcaaggcagcaaatcaaccactgtgccaccccagttctcccatctgtTCCTGCTATTTGCTTCAGTCTAGACAGCAGGCCTGTTCTTTCCCAGACACTTTCTCCACCGGCTCAAAATCTCTCACCTCTTAATGTTTTGCATTCTGATGAaaagttttaatattttaaaggcacttgggcaggtacttaaattaaatataaatgtttacaggcctaatgcaggtaaatgggattagcatagacgTTCACAGTCCACAAAGACAAGGAGCACCAAAATGCCACTTTTGTCCCATTTAGGGTGCACAGCAGTGCAGCTGGCAGGGCAGCTTCCTCACagttccagtgacccaggttccatcctgaccttgggtgctgttggtgtggagtttgcacgttctccctgtggttttcctccagatgctgacatgcatgtttgtaggccaactagcctctgcaaattgccccctagtgtgtagggaatggatgagaaagtggggcaacatagaactactgtgaacgggtgatcgatggctggcatggacctggtgggctgcagggcctattTCTAAggtcaaattaaactaaatttatcATTCTAATCCAAAATGTTAATTGGAAAAGCAAACCCCACAGAagctaaaaatctgaaataaaagcagaaaatgctgaaaatacacaGGCCATCGACATGAAACGTTActctccacagtcatctgtgagTATTCAGTGTTTATTACACATTATTAGTGCTAGTTTCCCTCCAACATTCAGAATTTTACTTTTAATTGGCTAATGCAGTCGGAGTGACAGTCAATGCTGCCTTACATCAGAGTTGAAATATGCATAGAATACATGCAAGGGTTAGaggggggaaaggatttaatactAGGAATTTATACAATACATACAGTTAGGTTGTCTCGTAGTAACTGCATAATCAAGGTGCTGTCTTTGTATGACTCATCATTCAATGAGTCCAGTTCTGCAATTGCTTGTTCGAATGCCTACAACACAAGAGAATGATGATCGGTCATCCATCAACCAACagatgtgcccccccccccccccccccccacgttatCAACAAATGTTACAGTGAAGCTTTCCACAGAGCCTGCTTTTGAACTGAATAGAGTGTTCAGTAGAAAACTGCTGGCAAACCAATAACACCACATTCACGGATATGAGCAAAGATGGAcactggcgcagctggtagagctgccgtcttacagcgccagagacccgagttcaatcctgacctcgagtgctgtctgtggagttcgcccattctccctgcgactgtggggttcctccagatgctctggttaacttccacatccccaagacatgtgggcttgtaggttatttggcatctgtaaaactgccccctggtgtgtagggagtggataacaaAGTGGGATCACACTGAAAGGGGAAGCGGGGCCCTGCTTCCCATGTCCACATTAAGCTCATAAGAAAAATGTGACTGTAGTCAGTGAACAAGCTGATTAATTATAACCAGCCTCAGCAGCATTGTGTTGAGGCACAGTGGCTGAAACCTGGCAAGAAAACAGGGACAATTCTAGAttaggtctagaaacggtagggagatgtcggaaatggtccaggtgaatttgagtgccgatGGCAATTagcggtgaaatggatgaagtcagtgagttctgcatgggtgcaggaggtagcatcaaTGCAGTcgccaatgtagcggaggtagagttcagggaaaGGGCCACGGTACACCTCAAACAAGGATTCTTCAAcacaccctacaaagaggcagatatagctggggcccatgcgcgtgcccatagctacgcattggatttggaggaaatgggaggagtcaaaggaaaggttgttgagggtaaggaccagctctgctaggcggaggagataattagtagacggggattggttggttctgcagtcgagaaacaaacggagggctttaagaccctcgtggtgggggatggaggtgtagagtgactggacatccatggtgaaaatgaggggatgggggcctggaaaacagaagtcacGAAGGAGATGAAGaatgtgtgaggtgtcttggacatagatgGGGAGGGATatgacccgggggggggggggggggggggagagataggatggaatcgaggtatgtggaaataagttcggtgggacatgaacaagcagaaacaatgggtctgccaggacagtcaggtttgtggattttggggagaagataaaatcgggccatgcgggGCCAGGGAACAATGAGgttgtgaaattcattttgcttaCAGGTTCAGTAACTATcttactatacataaacacaatcacactTAGTGCTCGGACATGGGAATGGTAGATCACATTGAAGCAGTACACGAGAATCGCCAGGTTTCCAGTGCTATTTTATATGATTCaggtaaagtctgaagaagggtcccaaggattacaatcagtctgatgaaaggtcccgaccagaaacgtcacctatccattttgtccagagatgctgcctgacttgctgcattactgcagcactttgtgtctatcattaaggCTTGCATTATTCTTTGTGATGGAGGAAGAAACACATGTAtctagtggaggtgaggggaggagattCAAGCTGCAGGATGTGGTGACACAAACATTGGAAGTAATGAATGGATCCGACTACAGCGCCAATCAATTTTTGCCACTCACCGTTTTTGCCAGTTGACACGCCTTATCAGGAGAGTTCAGGATCTCGTAATAGAACACGGAGAAGTTGAGGGCAAGGCCCAGGCGGATTGGATGTGTTGGCTGCATGTGAGCTTCACTGATTTCAAATGCTTCTTTGTAGGCATTTTGAGACTTCTCCACCGTACCTTCAAAAGAGAAATGCTACTCTTAGTAATGGTAGATGGTTGTGCACACAAATCAGGTGGTGCCACAATATTCCATTCAGTTTACAAACAACTAATggcatatagaaacaaagaactgcagatgctggttaatacgcaaaactgtctgaagaagggtttcggcccgaaacgttgcctatttccttcgctccatagatgctgctgcacccgctgagtttctccagcttttttgtgtaacctgctggAATCActtagtgggtcgggcagcatcactggagataagggatgggtgacgttttgggctgggacctttcttcagatttcccccccaccttccccctctgacactcagtctgaagtaggtcccgatccaaaacatcacccatccatgttctccagggatactgcttgatctgctgagttactccatcacaggaacaagcccttaagctcagagtccgtgtcgaacacaaggccaagttaaactaatctcctctgccgttCCTGTACGGCattacgttccaggcacccaccaccctctgcataccAAAAATCTGGTCCCACACATCCCTATAATATTAAAAGTCTTcctattgtttgtgtttgtgcttgtgcccacgatgtgtcgctgtgtcaatctggttttcctatcttcttccaaatgttaggccacagccttcccaattTCACATATCCAACATTTTCCCCGTTgtggtgataaacatcttcccgtcgtatTCCCACATATATTGggaattgcgttggggaaacgggtgagtggtggattcttGCGTTGGAGGAGGGGACCCAATGGATCTGTaattggtctagtctcctttaaaatttcccctctcaccttaaacctatgctcgctagcctttgacattttcaccttggggaaaaaagttctgaaaaAAAATCACTTCCAAAAATACACACatgtttttaatttgtttaacAAGCTGCTCTTTTGGTCCCTAGAGAAATCAGGAATCTTTCATGTTCATGTTTTTGCAATGGTTTGTAATCTTCTAATATGTTACAGACCCGTGGGTGGAAGATGGAAAGATGGATATACAGATAAAGGATCCAAAACAGCAGCTTGCCCAAACTGGAGGAttcctgtgtgaaaaaacatAACAAATCTCAATTAAGTTCTAAATATTTCAAACATACTCTTCTTCTTGGCCTCGTCTGCAACTTCGGACAGATATCTGTAGTAATCTCCCTTCATTTTCAGGTAGAAGACCTTGCTCTCAGAAGTGGATGCATTTTTGATAAGATAATCATCTAGAAGGCCCTGAAGTAAAACATAGAGAAGAGACCTTGGATACTGTGCAACAATTCAACAATTTGATCTCTAGTTTATACAGGAATACaggatacaggatggaaacatgtccttcggcccaccgagtccatattgACCACCAAATACCCGCTCACATtagtttcatgttatcccacttcatattaagggcaatttacagaagacaattaactcaAAAACGatgacatctttggaatgtgggaggaaacaggaacatccagaggaaacatgcgttcgcagggagaacatgcaaacgttACTCAGATAGAactcaaagtcaggatcaaacatgggcgcctggcgctgtgaggcagtggctcgatTGTTTTATTTCATTAAACTATTGGTTCAGCTTGGGACAAGTAGAAGAGTATGGCCCCAAATCCCCGCACCCAACATAATGCACTAGTATGGTTACAATATAATTGGAGTACTAAGCATCACAGCTCAGAGTGATGATAAAAAGTTTCATACAACcctcaagagaaaaaaaaataaatgattgatTAATCGTCTTGCTATTACCCTGTTGCAAGAATTGCAGAGGCAATTCTACAGGAGATAATTCACAATATgcaatgctgggaatggaggaataGGGATGACGTAGAGATGATAACAAGCTTCTTAGGAATAAACATCACCAGTCACAACGAAATAATAGTCAAGAAAGCACGCAAATGCATgtttccttagaaggctcaggaagtttggcatgttcccaacaacccGCACCAGTTTCTACAGATGtgacacagaaagcattttattgaaggtagacacaaaatgctggagtaactcagcgggcgaggcagcatctctggagagaaggaatggacgacgttttaggtcgagactcttcttcagactgatgtcaggggaggaggccggacaaagatagaatgtagttggagacaataagattagtgggaaaactgggaagggggaggggatggagagagaaagcaagaggtatctgaagttagagaagtcaatgttcatactgctggggtgtaaactaccaaagcaaaatatgagatgctgttcctccaatttgtgcagaaaggtcagattaggaatgggagggagagttgagaggctgagccaccgggagatcaggtaggttaagacggactgagcaactgttcagtgaaatgatcaccgagtctgcgctggtctcgccgatgtagagaagttgacacctggaacagcagatacagtagatgcggttggaggaggtgcaagtgaatctctgcctcacccggAAAGACTGTTTGAGTCCTTgggtggagtcaaggggggaggtaaagggacaggcgttgcatttcctgcggttatgcggaagctaatggaattggggctcaacacctccctgtgtgcctgggtcctggactttctcaccgcaaggccccaggtagtcaagatgggagggaatacatcgaagtccctcactctgagcacaggatcgccccagggttgcgtcctcaggcccctattgtactccctgtacacacatgactgtgtggctaggttcagctccaactcaataattaagtttgctgatgacactgtggtggtgggcctgatctcagacaacgacgagaaggcctaccgggaggaggtggctggtctagcactctggtgccaggataacagcctcctcttgaacatcaaaaaaacgaaggagctgatcatggactttaggagggcacatcatccgaggacgtacactccattgaggataaatggggatcctgtggatagggtgaactgttttaaatatctgggagtccacatctccgaggatatgacatgggcatcacacgcctcagcactcgtgagtaaggcaaggcagcgcctttaccacctcaggcaattaaggaaattcagagcgtctccgaggatcctccagtgcttctacgcagcggcggtggaaagcatcttgtccgggaacattaccatctggttcgggaattgctctgccaaggacaagaaggctctgcagagagtagtgcgttcggccgaacgcactatgggaacttcacttgccccccctgcaggaactatacatcaggaggtgcaactccagagccaacaatatcatgagagacctcttccacccctgcaatggactgttccagccgctacggtcaggcaaacgcctccgttgccatgcggtgagaacggagaggttgagaaggagtttcttcccagaggccattcggactgtaaacgcccatctcaccagggactaactctactgaacgtttttccttccattatttattatgtaaaagaatatgtgtgttatgattgtgtttatagtttgtttggttgtttgtcttttgcacaaaagtctacgagcattgccactttcatttcactgcacatctcgaatgtgtatgtgacaaataaacttgactacacttggttgcaggggaaagtacctggagagggtGGTTTGATTGGGAAGGGTCGAGTTGACCATGGAAtttcggagggaatggtctctgtggaaagcagaaaggggtggagatgggaagatgtggtcagtagtgggatcttgttggaggtggcgaaaatgttggaggattatatgctgtaataTTAATCTTAATTTTATTGAAATGTATTacagcatgatttgggaacagctccaatcAAGACTGCTAGGAacagcagagaattgtggatgtagctcagaccatcatgcaaaccaaccctgccattgactccatctacacttcacgtggcctcggcaaggccaccagcataatgcaCCCCAGacactcttctccactctcccatcagtcaagagGCAAAGCTCATTCCTCCAAATTTATGGGCAGTTATTTCcctagctgttatcgggcaaccgaaccatcctctcaccggCTAATGTGTGGTCCTGACCCATCTATCTCATTAGAGACCTTTGAACCATCTTAAACTATCTTGCACATATTGTttatagtgtactatgtttacatattctgttgtgctgcagcaggtaagaatttaattgttctatctgggacatatcacaataaaacactttagtttagtttagagatacagcgcgaaaacaggccctttggcccaccgggttcgcGCTGatcagcaattcccgcacattaacattatccaatacccactagggacaatttttacatttaccatgtacatagAGCTTTCTATATTCTATGATGCAATTTATTATTTTTGCACCGTATTCATCCTCAGCCAAGCAATCCATTTAATCAATCCTTTCACTActgtgtttttttaaacattaatgaaTTATTTGGGCTGTGGGCAGGtgttatagacctgcacgggtaggtagacgctcccgcccccacgagtctctggcagatggggctcgtcagcctgggaaggcagtccatctaggagagggaaaactctgatttaaaacctccactgccttgtggtcaTATCCAGTCGTGGAAAAGGCTCCagaagtaaacctcaagaaaatccagagtcggagcccctaaggcagttggtcattgtctacaacctcgctctggcagctcctgcgacggcgctggtgcaaaactgtaacggccctgctgttcctttggatcgatcggcgacgtggagaggggggacgtgctccatgggcaacagcctgtcctccatatgacatcgcccaggctgagcatccgaccaggatgcatcacgcATGCTCGGttatgaccgagaggggcctactaaATGAATTATACCAGCAATATTAACTTTAATGATTTGCAATTATAGAATTCCAAATCATTGGAATGATTTAGAATCTCGGTAGTTCAATAATTATATGTAGCTGACTATACTTGCAGTTAAATTATTTAAGTTTACAACAATAAATCTTACTAGCCACTCCTACAGAAGGAATGCAGTTGGATGTAAAAAAGTAGCATTCCGGTGAGTGGATGGGTCCTTTGCTGACATTTTCACTTCAGAGCAATGGTTcaat is drawn from Leucoraja erinacea ecotype New England chromosome 21, Leri_hhj_1, whole genome shotgun sequence and contains these coding sequences:
- the LOC129707355 gene encoding 14-3-3 protein beta/alpha-like isoform X2, yielding MDKAELVEKAKFAEQMERYDDMAAAMKAVAEKGEELSNEERNLLSVAYKNVVGTRRSSWRVISSIEQKDDNSENKLQMVKSYREKIEKELQDICNDVLGLLDDYLIKNASTSESKVFYLKMKGDYYRYLSEVADEAKKKSTVEKSQNAYKEAFEISEAHMQPTHPIRLGLALNFSVFYYEILNSPDKACQLAKTAFEQAIAELDSLNDESYKDSTLIMQLLRDNLTLWTSDNQGEEVEQAEGEN
- the LOC129707355 gene encoding 14-3-3 protein beta/alpha-like isoform X1, which produces MSLKMDKAELVEKAKFAEQMERYDDMAAAMKAVAEKGEELSNEERNLLSVAYKNVVGTRRSSWRVISSIEQKDDNSENKLQMVKSYREKIEKELQDICNDVLGLLDDYLIKNASTSESKVFYLKMKGDYYRYLSEVADEAKKKSTVEKSQNAYKEAFEISEAHMQPTHPIRLGLALNFSVFYYEILNSPDKACQLAKTAFEQAIAELDSLNDESYKDSTLIMQLLRDNLTLWTSDNQGEEVEQAEGEN